A window from Herbaspirillum sp. meg3 encodes these proteins:
- a CDS encoding aromatic ring-hydroxylating dioxygenase subunit alpha translates to MRTTANDPVDAVLAVGLKDLWYPICPSEFVAERPVSLRRLGKKFVLWREANGTLHALEDHCPHRGAPLSMGIAMGDRIACGYHGVQVRFDGVVMSVPGSPGCKLEGAKATRSYHVTEACGAIFLFNASSDIAEPPPLQLPEELTSPEYSNFLCYTEWKGDYRYVLDNVMDPMHGTFLHKQSHSMAEGDNTASFGIRETDIGFIFEKEGQRDVNFDWTEWADTGLHWMRLAIPYPKTGGPGGSFYIVGSYTPIVDNIAAVFHWRCRKLTGWQKDTWRFLYRNRLEARHWNVLEQDRAVLEVMEPDANQREMLYQHDMGIVRLRRHMRNLAKEQLAKEEAAQESKSAKAA, encoded by the coding sequence ATGAGAACGACAGCCAATGATCCAGTCGATGCGGTCCTCGCCGTTGGATTGAAAGATTTGTGGTACCCGATTTGCCCATCTGAATTCGTCGCCGAGCGCCCTGTGTCGCTGCGCCGTCTGGGCAAGAAGTTTGTACTCTGGCGTGAAGCCAACGGCACCTTGCACGCGCTGGAAGATCACTGTCCGCACCGCGGCGCGCCGCTGTCCATGGGTATCGCCATGGGCGACCGCATCGCCTGCGGCTACCACGGCGTGCAAGTGCGTTTTGACGGCGTCGTCATGAGCGTGCCTGGCAGCCCTGGCTGCAAACTGGAAGGCGCCAAAGCCACCCGTTCGTATCACGTCACCGAAGCCTGCGGCGCGATCTTCTTGTTCAACGCCAGCAGCGACATCGCCGAACCGCCGCCGCTGCAATTGCCGGAAGAACTGACCAGCCCTGAGTATTCCAACTTCCTCTGCTACACCGAATGGAAGGGCGACTACCGCTATGTGCTGGACAACGTCATGGATCCGATGCACGGCACCTTCCTGCACAAGCAATCGCACTCGATGGCCGAAGGCGACAACACCGCCTCGTTCGGCATCCGTGAGACCGACATCGGCTTCATCTTCGAAAAAGAAGGCCAGCGCGACGTCAACTTCGACTGGACCGAATGGGCCGACACCGGTCTGCACTGGATGCGTCTTGCGATCCCGTATCCGAAGACCGGCGGCCCTGGCGGCAGCTTTTACATTGTCGGCAGCTACACGCCTATCGTCGACAACATCGCTGCCGTCTTCCACTGGCGTTGCCGCAAGCTGACCGGCTGGCAAAAAGACACCTGGCGCTTCCTCTATCGCAACCGTCTGGAAGCGCGTCACTGGAACGTGCTGGAGCAAGACCGTGCCGTGCTCGAAGTAATGGAACCGGACGCCAACCAGCGCGAAATGCTGTATCAGCACGACATGGGCATCGTCCGTCTGCGCCGTCATATGCGCAACCTCGCCAAGGAGCAACTGGCGAAGGAAGAAGCCGCGCAGGAAAGCAAATCGGCAAAGGCAGCGTAG
- a CDS encoding RidA family protein: MTTQMTTPMTTVRHVKTGKVAELATATWSNCLVIGNEISMSGMTAHPASRNSVLSTYEQTLVVLGKVRDLVEAAGGTLGSIYKLVIYVKDIADKDEVGRARRDFFKAPYPCSTLVEVSGLVFPELTVEIDAFARLDIDLQQAVN, encoded by the coding sequence ATGACTACGCAGATGACTACGCCGATGACGACAGTGCGTCACGTCAAGACCGGCAAGGTGGCCGAGCTGGCCACCGCAACCTGGTCCAATTGCCTTGTGATCGGCAATGAGATTTCCATGTCGGGCATGACCGCGCATCCGGCTTCGCGCAACAGCGTTCTATCGACTTATGAGCAGACGCTGGTGGTGCTGGGCAAGGTGCGCGATCTGGTGGAAGCGGCCGGCGGCACATTGGGCAGCATCTACAAGCTGGTGATTTACGTGAAGGATATTGCGGACAAGGACGAAGTGGGTCGCGCGCGCCGCGATTTCTTCAAGGCACCTTATCCGTGTTCGACGCTGGTGGAAGTCAGCGGTCTGGTGTTTCCCGAATTGACGGTCGAGATCGATGCATTCGCGCGGCTCGACATCGATTTGCAGCAAGCAGTGAATTAA